Genomic DNA from Gemmatimonadota bacterium:
CGTGAAACCCCGTTCCTTCACCTCTGCGGCGCGCTCGTTGTAGTCGGCGTGCGCGCTGTCCACGTACAGCCTGACCCGGTCCCGGAACTTGCCGCCCAGGAGGCGGTATACCGGTACGCCCTGAGCCTTGCCGGCAAGGTCCCAGAGCGCGATCTCGATGCCGGTCAGCGCCGAAATGGAGGTGCCGCCCGCACCGCCCATGAAAATGTACTTCCGGCGGATGAGTTCGAAGCAGGCGTCCACATCGCGGGGGTCCATGCCGATGATCATCTTCGCCATATGGCGGGTCGAATCCCGCCAGCCGCCGTCCACGTGACTGGTCTCTCCCGTACCGTACACGCCCTCGTCGGTGTACACGCGGACGTAGTGATACGTGTATCCGGACGGCACCTTCACATCGGCGGTCTTTATCTCGGTAATCTTCATTCCTTCTCCTGTCTGGTTCTGGGTTTCCTGTCTGTTCACGGTTTCATCGAGACTTCCGGACGTGCACTCCGTCGGCCATTTCCGCGCCAGCATCGCGTGCACAGTCGACCACTGTCCAAGTCGGCATCGCTTGCTCAATGGCCTGTACGCCACTGGCGTTCACACTCAATCACCTATCCGAACGGCCTTCAACCGGTTATTGCCATGATCGCTCAAGACGAGCACATCGTCTCCATAGAAACACAGGCCGTGGGGCTCGTTCAAGGGTGTATCCGTCGCGGGCGCCGGACGGTCGCTGTCGCCGAAGTACCCACTGCCGACCACCGTCTCGTGCGCGCCGTTCTCCGCGATGCGACGCACCCGGTTGTTGCCCGTGTCGGAGAAATACACCCGGCCCCGCGTGTCCAGGGCCAGGCCCCGGGGCGTGGAAATCGCGGATTGCGAAGCCCGCGACCCGTCCAGCGTGAAGCCTTTTTCTCCTGTGCCCGCCACGGTAGAAATGATCCCGGTAGCCCCATCTACCCGCCGGATCACGTGGTACCGGTCATCGGCGAAGTACAGGTGCCCGGATCCATCGACGCTGATGGCCGTGGGCGATCCGATCCGCGCCTGGGTCGCCGGACCGCCGTCTCCCGCATATCCCTGAAGCCCGATGCCCGCTACCGTGGTGATGATACCGGTTGATGCGTCGATCTTCCGGATGCGGCCGCAGCCGGCGTCGCCGATGTAAATGTCGTCTTCAGGACCGTGGGCCACCGCGAGGACGTGCATCAGGCATGCGCTCAGGGCCGGTCCGCCGTCCCCCTTGTCCCACTTGAAGGCCGCGCCCGCGACGTTGCGGATCACGCCGTCCCGGTCCACGCGCCGCACGTGGCCGTGGCGGGTATCGGCGATGACCACCCGGCCATCCCGGTCCACGGACACGTCGTGGGGGTTGCCGAGATGGGCATCGACGGCCGGACCGCCGTCGCCGCCGTAAGCCCGCGCGCCCGTGCCCGCGATCGTCCGGATCACCCCGGTTCCCGGGTCGATGGCCCGGATGCGCTGGTTCCAGACGTCGGCGACGAACAGTGTGCCGTCCGGGCCGACCGACAGGCCGCCGGGGCCGTTCAGAAAGCCTGCCGTGGCGGCCTCGCCGTCGTGTACGCCTGTGCCGCCCAGGACCGTGGTCACGATACCGGTGTCGCCGTCGCAGCGGCGCAGCCGGCCGGAGCAGTCCCCCCAGAACACCGTGCCGTCCGGGTCCGCGAAGATCCCCGCTTCCACGGAATTGCACCGTGTGACGGAACCGTGCAGTCCTTCCTCGCCGAATCCCGGTTCACCGGTACCGACCAGCGTCCGCACGATGCACGTATCGCGCTCTACCTTGCGCACCCGGAAACCGTACTTCTCGCCGACGTAGAGATTGTCGTGGGCGTCCAGGCAGATGGCGTCCGGCATGAGCGTGCTCGCCTCCGCGGCGGGACCGCCGTCACCGTTGGACGCGCGCTGGCCGTTTCCCAGGACCGTGTCGATGATCCCCGACCGCATGTCGATCCTGCGCACCCGGTCGTTGGAATTGTCGCACACGTACAGGTCGCCCCGGGAATCGAAGGCAAGGTGTTCCGGATGATAGAACCCCGCGTCGCGGGCCGGACCGCCGTCGCCATGGTACCCGCCCAGGCTCAGACCGGGCCCCCCGTACGGCCGACTCTCTCCCCGCTCGGAGGGGTAGTGCCGGGCGTGATGGCCGAAGGCGGTCTCGACGAGACCGGTCCGGGCGTCGATACGCCGGATGTTGTTCGTCCACTCGCTGGACAGGTACACGTTGCCGTCCCGGTCTACGGCCACGCCGCAGGTGCAGTCCAGTTCCGCGTCCAGCGCCGGTCCGCCGTCGCCGCCCCGGCCGATCGCCCCGTTGCCTGCGACGCGGGAGATGACGCCGGTCTCGTAATCGATGCGGCGGATCGTGTGGTTGCCCAGGTCGGAGAGATACAGGTTGCCGTGGCGGTCCTGGTACAGGTCATGGGGATGGCGGAACCGCGCTTCGGCGGCCGGGCCGCCGTCGCCCGAGTTGCCTGCGACGCCGTCCCCGGCCAAGGCGTGGAGGATCCCGTCTCGATCGATGCGCCAGATGCGGTGCCACTGGTAGTCGATCACGACCAGGTCGCCATCGGGACGTCGCACCACCCCCATGGGCCAACCGGCGTCGGCCTTTTTCGCCGGAACACCCGCCCGCTGGCCCACGCCGGCGATAACCAGGGTTTCTCCGGCGGGCAGGTTCTTGAACCGTTCAACAATGCGCATGCGTGAGGGAATAACCCGGCGATTGCGTGTATTCATTCGGCGTTCAAGGCAGTGTAGACGGCGGATCTGACAGGCGGCCGCCGAGTCAAGATGGTACAGGCTCCGACCATGCAAGGCAACCGTTAAATGCAAATTGACAGCGCCACCGCGACCGGTTAACATACGACGCCGTACGGCCACCTTCTACACGACTTAGTAAAGCCTTTGCACCGCCCGATCCGATGGAGATCTCCTTCCCGATGAACTATGATTTCGACCAGCGCATCAATCGCAACGGAACCAATTCGTACAAGTGGGACTATGTCAAGCGGGACGGCGCCATTGTCCCGTGGGACGAGACCGACGCCAGCCGGCACAGGAAACCCGTGCTTCCGCTGTGGGTGGCGGACATGGACTTCCCGTGCCCGCAGCCGGTGGTGGACGCGGTGTCCGAAATTGCGAACATGGGCGTCTACGGATACGCCTTCCCGCCGCCGTCCTACTACGATGCCGTGGTGCGGTGGATGAAGCGGCGCCATGACTGGTCCGTCGATCCAGACACCATCTGCTTCACCCCGGGCATCGTACCCGCCCTTCACATGCTGGTCTCCGCCTACACGAAACCCGGCGACAAGGTGCTGGTGCAGCCGCCGGTATACTATCCCTTCTACAATGCCATCGAGAACCTGCAGACGAGACCGGCGCTGAACCCGCTCCAATACCGGGACGGCCGCTACTACATGGATTTCGAAGATCTCGAAGCCAAATGCGCCGATCCGGAGGTCAAGATGGCCATACTCTGCCATCCCCATAACCCCGTCGGGCGGATCTGGACCAGCGAGGAACTGCTTCGCTTCGGCAGGATATGCATGGACCACGACGTGCTGGTCGTTTCCGATGAAATCCACAGCGACCTGATCCTCGGGGACCGGACCTTCACGCCCTACGCCACACTGGGTCCGGAATACGAGGAGCGGTCGATCATCTGCACCTCGCCCAGCAAGACCTTCAACCTCGCCGCGCTTCAGGCGTCAAACATGATGATTCCCGACCCGGCACTCCGGGAGGCCTTTCAGCAGACAGTCCGCAGCGCCGGTATCTTCACGCTGAATCCCTTCGGCATCGCGGCCGTCGAGGCGGCCTACGATCACGGCGAGGAATGGCTGGAGCAGCTGCTGGCCTACCTGGAGGAGAACTACCGGTTTCTCGAATCCTTCTTCCGCGAGCGGTTGCCCGGCATTCCCGTCATTGAAACCGAGGGCACCTATCTCGTGTGGGTGGATTTCACGAGCCTGGGGCTGGACAAGGACGCGCTCCAGCGACTCATGATGGAGGAAGCCCGCGTCTTTCTCGATGAAGGGTTCATCTTCGGCCCGGAAGGCGAAGGCTTTGAGCGGATCAACATCGCCTGCCCCCGGTCGATCCTCGCCGAGGCGCTGGAAAGGATCGAGGCGGCGGTGAAGGGGCTGGATCCACTATAGGATCCTGCTGGGGCATTACTTCTGCCATCCACCCCACCACAGCATCTATGTGCTTATTCTGCCCGACCTGCCGGCTTTAGTCTGACCGCGACCCTGAAGCTTTACCACTAAATCCCGCGATGTAACACGCGATGAAGCTGATGATAGAGATATTGTCATCCCGCCGGCATTTTGTATCTTCCTGGTTACGATTCGTTAACTATTCTGGTTCGAATAGATTACGACGGAGAGGTATGCGAAAGGACGCGGCATGATTCAGCCGGGTGCCGAATCTCTACGGAAGATCGCGGTGATCGGGCAGGGGACCGCGGGGTCCCTGGCAGCCGCCAGCGTAACGCGTCTTCATCCGGACAGCGATCATGAGCTTCACCACATCTATGACTCGCGCATTCCGGTCATCGGGGTGGGAGAAGGCAGCTGGCCGAGCCTGGTGCAGGAACTGCAGAAGCTGACGGGGCTGCCCCATGAGACCGTCCAGCAGCGCTTGAAGGGAACGCGCAAGTACGGTGTCGCCTTCGAGGGATGGGGCCGGCGCGACCATGATTTCACCCACTACTTCACCCCGCAGCAAGTGTCCTACGCCTACCACCTTTCGGCCGACCTGATGGCGGACCTGCTGCGCGAAGGCACGCGTGCACGCCACATCGACGCGAAAGTACTCGACATCACCAGGGTCGAGGACGGCGCGCAGGTGGAATTCGAGGGCCGGGCGCCGGAACGCTACGACCTGGTCTTCGATGCCCGTGGGTTTCCGAAGGAACTACGCCCCGATCAGCACATCGACATTTCTTTCATCCCTACCAATACCGCCGTCATCCGGCGCTGCCCGGCGATCATCGAAGACGGTCGGAACGGACCGGTACTGCAACATACCTACACCCGGGCGGTGACCCGTCCGCACGGGTGGATATTCGTCATTCCGCTGACGGTGCACACGTCCTACGGGTACATCTTCAACCGCGACGTATCCGACATTGCGGAAGTCGAATCGGACTTTGACGCATTCCTGGAGTCCGACGGCGTGGCCGAGTTCGAGCAACGGGCCGTCATCCCCTTTCCGAACTTCGTCCATCGCCGGATATATGACGGCGCGGTCGCCCGCATCGGCAATGCGGCGGCCTTCATGGAGCCCCTCGAGGCGACGGCGATCGTATCCGCTCAACTACAGGTCGGAATGGTGCTGCAAACGCGCCTCAACCGGCCGGTAGCGCATCTCGAACGCGACGCGCCCGCAGTCAATCGGTTTCTCATCAACAACATGCTCTGCTACGGCCTGTTCGTCGGCTGGCACTATACCTGCGGTTCGATTTTCGACAGCGCATTCTGGCGTCACGCGCGAGAACGAGCCTGGCCCCGGCACCGCGAGGCCACGGACCCCGATGTGGTGGATTGCGATGCGCTCGAGAAATTCGAAGGGATGCTCGAACTGCTGACCCGGCCGGTCATCGACAAAGCCGACTGGCACCGGATGTGCGCGGTACCGCTCACCAGCTACGCCCAGATGTCCCAGGGGCTGGGTTGGAGCGGCTGACAGGCGCCGGTTCAGGGCAACCTGGACACCGATCAAAGGGTTGTATTTCGGCAGGCCGCAACGGCAGACCGCGACGTCTGCATCGTGACATTTCTTGATTTGAAACATATAAAACATCATACTATATGCATCGTACTGAATGAATTTACCTTTCGTGAGCGTGCAAACCCGCTTCGTGAGTGCGCAAACCCGCTCGACTCGTGAGCACGCAAACCCGCTCGAATGCCATGAGGAGACTATTCCACGCCCGTGTTCAACAATCTGCTAAACTCATTTCATGAAACCGTTGCGGAGGCGAAGGAAGACCGCGAGCAACTCGACCGGCTACTGACGATATCCACGCCGCGGGAAAGGCTGCTGGTTGCCGCGATCGCTGTTTTTCTGTGTGCCCTCCTGGCATGGCTCTTCTTCGGCAGCGTGGCGCGCAGCATCGTGGTGGACGGCGTCATCGTGGAGCAGGGGCAGACCCTTCCCGACGGCAGCATCACCGTGGAGGCCCTCGCCTGGATCAATAGCGAAATCGCGCCGGAAATTGCTTCCGGGATGCCGGTATTGATCGAGCCGGAGTCGGCGGATGGAGATACAGACGCGCCTGCCGGAACGGTCAGGACCATCGCCGCCGAACCCGTCTCAGGTGGACCGGCCGCCTTCGAAACCGCGGCGCCGGTATCCGTTCATCGCATCGATATAGCGCTCGAGACCGCACTCCAGGAAGACATGAATCCGGATGCCCTTGCGGGCATGAAATGCCGGATCGTCATCGAGCTGGGCAGGCAGTCTCCGATCGGGCTGTTCCTCATGAGGTGACCGCAGGATGACGGTGAGCACGACCAAACAACCCGGCAAAAAGAAGGCTGCGGACGACTCGGCAAAGCGGATCTCCACGCCCGTTCTGCTGCAGATGCACGCATCGGAGTGCGGCGCGGCCTGTCTCGGTATCGTACTGGGATATTTCGGGAGATGGGTACCGCTCACCGAATTGCGGGAAAAATGCGAGGTGAGCCGGGACGGAAGCAGCGCCGCGAGCATCCTGCGCGCCTCCCGGCACTACGGTCTCGAGTGCAACGGCCTCAGCGTGCGCGCCGAACAGCTGAAAATGCTGGAGATGCCACTGGTGCTGTTCTGGCAGTTCAGCCATTTCCTCGTCCTCGAAGGCGTCGACAGCCGTTTCTACTACCTTAACGACCCTTCCACGGGTCGGCGCAGGGTCTCCGCCGAAGAGTTCGAGAAGGGCTACAGCGGCATCGCGCTTCGCTTCAAGCGGGGCGAAGATTTCGCGCCCGGCGGCGAGCAGCCCGATCTGTTCAGGCAACTGAACGGCCTGATCGCCGGGTCCTGGCGCCTGCTGACCGGCGTGGTGGCCTGCGGACTCATGCTGACGCTGTTGACCCTGGTGGTTCCCGCGTCGCTCGGCGTCTTCGTCGACGACGTCATGGCCAAGCACGGGACCTGGGGCGGATTGGTCACCGCCCTGCTTGGCGGAGGCGTCCTGGTGTACGTCCTGTCCCTGCTCAAGCACCGGTTCCTGAAGCGGCTTGCGGTCCGGGTATCGGTAGCCGGATACAGCAACGGGATGTCACGGCTCCTTCGCCTGCCGGTGGAGTTCTTTGAAAACAGGCTGGCCGGCGACGTTACGGACCGTGTGTCGTCCACCGACCGGATCGCCAAAAACCTGGCGGACCAGTTCCTGGTGCTCGTGGTCGACATGGCCATGAGCGCGGTGTTCCTCGTGGCGATGTTCGCCTTCGACGCCATGCTCACGCTGATCGTACTCGTGCTGGCGCTGCTGCACGCGGTGCTGGCCCGTTTTCTCAACAATCTCCGTGCGGTACGCAGCCAGACGATGAGGCGCGAGCAGGGATTGCTGATCGGTCTGGGCATGCAGATGCTGAGCCATGCCGACAATCTGCGGATGACGGGCGCGGATGACCGGTTTTTCTCGCGATGGAGCGGGCAGCAGGCCCGTGAGTTGCGCGCACGACAGCTTTATTCGGAACTGGGCTCCGTCAATGCCTCCCTGCCGGGGCTGGTTGACGCGCTGCGCAGTGCGGCGATCCTGGGCATCGGCGGCATGATGGTCATGCAGGGCGAAATGTCGCTGGGCATGCTGGTGGGATTCTATATCCTGGCGGAGATGTTCCTGGCCCCTGTTGAGCGTTTCCTGGAGTTCGCCGAAAACCGCCAGGCCCTCGAAACCGATCTGCAGCGGCTCGAGGACATTTCGAAAACCGATGAGGATCCGGTCTTTCGCCGCAGAAACCCTGAATCGGACGCGGTCCACACGTTCAACGGCCGGCTCCAGCTCGCCGGCCAGCTGGAACTGCGCGACGTTACTTTCGGTTACAACCGGAGCCGGCCGCCCCTGATCAAGGATTTCAACCTCGTGATCAAGCCGGGACAGCGGATTGCCGTGGTCGGTCCCAGCGGTTCCGGCAAATCGACCCTTGCGCGGCTGGTCTCGGGAGTCTACCAGCCCTGGTCGGGCGAGATCATGTTTGACGATCATTTGCGGGATCAGATCCCCGAGGAAGTGCTGCGGCAGTCCATCTCCATGGTGGACCAGGAGATCGTGCTCTTTTCCGCGTCCCTTCGCGACAATATCACGCTTTGGAACCCGGCCATCCCGGACGAAGTCCTCTTCGCCGCGACACGGGATGCCCAGATTCACGACGAAGTCCTGCTCAGGCCCCAGGGCTATGCGACGCTCGTCGAAGAAGGCGGTTCGAACTTCAGCGGCGGCCAGCGCCAACGTCTGGAAATCGCCCGTGCGCTGGTGGGCAACCCCACGGTGCTCATCCTGGACGAGGCCACCAGCGCACTCGATGCGGCCACTGAGGAATACGTCGATGACGCGCTGCGGCGGCGCGGGGTCACCTGCCTGATCGTGGCCCACCGCCTGAGCACGGTGCGGGACTGCGATGAGATCATCGTGCTGGACGAAGGCGTTACGGTGCAACGAGGTACGCACGAGGAACTGATCGCCGACCGGGACGGCGCGTACTATAAACTGGTCAGGTCGAACTGATGCAACCCAGCGAACCCAAATACTCGCCATTGGCCGAACTCGCCGATCAGTTCGGTGAATCCGTGCCCTGCGCGGGCAACCTGCCCGTCAACCTCGACGACCCGGACAGCGTCTGGTTCATCGACCAGGGCGTCGTCAATCTGTTCCTGGTCGAACTCAAAAGCGGGACGGAGCAGTCGGCACCGCAGCACCTGCT
This window encodes:
- a CDS encoding pyridoxal phosphate-dependent aminotransferase, with the translated sequence MNYDFDQRINRNGTNSYKWDYVKRDGAIVPWDETDASRHRKPVLPLWVADMDFPCPQPVVDAVSEIANMGVYGYAFPPPSYYDAVVRWMKRRHDWSVDPDTICFTPGIVPALHMLVSAYTKPGDKVLVQPPVYYPFYNAIENLQTRPALNPLQYRDGRYYMDFEDLEAKCADPEVKMAILCHPHNPVGRIWTSEELLRFGRICMDHDVLVVSDEIHSDLILGDRTFTPYATLGPEYEERSIICTSPSKTFNLAALQASNMMIPDPALREAFQQTVRSAGIFTLNPFGIAAVEAAYDHGEEWLEQLLAYLEENYRFLESFFRERLPGIPVIETEGTYLVWVDFTSLGLDKDALQRLMMEEARVFLDEGFIFGPEGEGFERINIACPRSILAEALERIEAAVKGLDPL
- a CDS encoding tryptophan 7-halogenase, with the protein product MIQPGAESLRKIAVIGQGTAGSLAAASVTRLHPDSDHELHHIYDSRIPVIGVGEGSWPSLVQELQKLTGLPHETVQQRLKGTRKYGVAFEGWGRRDHDFTHYFTPQQVSYAYHLSADLMADLLREGTRARHIDAKVLDITRVEDGAQVEFEGRAPERYDLVFDARGFPKELRPDQHIDISFIPTNTAVIRRCPAIIEDGRNGPVLQHTYTRAVTRPHGWIFVIPLTVHTSYGYIFNRDVSDIAEVESDFDAFLESDGVAEFEQRAVIPFPNFVHRRIYDGAVARIGNAAAFMEPLEATAIVSAQLQVGMVLQTRLNRPVAHLERDAPAVNRFLINNMLCYGLFVGWHYTCGSIFDSAFWRHARERAWPRHREATDPDVVDCDALEKFEGMLELLTRPVIDKADWHRMCAVPLTSYAQMSQGLGWSG
- a CDS encoding NHLP family bacteriocin export ABC transporter peptidase/permease/ATPase subunit, producing the protein MSTTKQPGKKKAADDSAKRISTPVLLQMHASECGAACLGIVLGYFGRWVPLTELREKCEVSRDGSSAASILRASRHYGLECNGLSVRAEQLKMLEMPLVLFWQFSHFLVLEGVDSRFYYLNDPSTGRRRVSAEEFEKGYSGIALRFKRGEDFAPGGEQPDLFRQLNGLIAGSWRLLTGVVACGLMLTLLTLVVPASLGVFVDDVMAKHGTWGGLVTALLGGGVLVYVLSLLKHRFLKRLAVRVSVAGYSNGMSRLLRLPVEFFENRLAGDVTDRVSSTDRIAKNLADQFLVLVVDMAMSAVFLVAMFAFDAMLTLIVLVLALLHAVLARFLNNLRAVRSQTMRREQGLLIGLGMQMLSHADNLRMTGADDRFFSRWSGQQARELRARQLYSELGSVNASLPGLVDALRSAAILGIGGMMVMQGEMSLGMLVGFYILAEMFLAPVERFLEFAENRQALETDLQRLEDISKTDEDPVFRRRNPESDAVHTFNGRLQLAGQLELRDVTFGYNRSRPPLIKDFNLVIKPGQRIAVVGPSGSGKSTLARLVSGVYQPWSGEIMFDDHLRDQIPEEVLRQSISMVDQEIVLFSASLRDNITLWNPAIPDEVLFAATRDAQIHDEVLLRPQGYATLVEEGGSNFSGGQRQRLEIARALVGNPTVLILDEATSALDAATEEYVDDALRRRGVTCLIVAHRLSTVRDCDEIIVLDEGVTVQRGTHEELIADRDGAYYKLVRSN